A single region of the Brassica rapa cultivar Chiifu-401-42 chromosome A03, CAAS_Brap_v3.01, whole genome shotgun sequence genome encodes:
- the LOC103859813 gene encoding reticulon-like protein B11, with the protein MGDSASSSSSSSVHKSLGGGSVADLLLWRNRTGAVILLVSSTGFWFLFERAGYNLLSFVSNVLLLLVAILFLWAKSASLLNRPLPPVPNMEIPQEFAIKAADEIRVLINHVLSIASDITIARNPIRLLQVSFVLWAISYVGTLINSLTLVYIVVLLSLSVPVVYENYQEHIDDKLSSTSEVIRNISRKIPMPVSKEKKYQ; encoded by the exons ATGGGAGATtccgcttcttcttcttcttcttcttctgttcaTAAATCTCTTGGTGGTGGCTCAG TTGCTGATCTGCTGTTGTGGAGAAACAGGACAGGTGCAGTCATTTTGCTTGTCTCGTCTACTGGGTTTTGGTTCCTGTTCGAGAGAGCTGGTTACAATCTCTTGTCTTTCGTCTCCAATGTTCTGCTTCTCCTTGTTGCCATCCTCTTCTTATGGGCCAAGTCTGCTTCGCTTCTCAACCG ACCTCTACCTCCAGTTCCCAATATGGAAATCCCTCAGGAGTTTGCAATCAAGGCTGCTGATGAGATTCGGGTTTTGATCAATCATGTACTCTCAATTGCAAGTGATATCACCATTGCTAGAAATCCTATTCGTCTCCTTCAG GTTTCATTTGTCTTGTGGGCTATATCCTATGTCGGGACTTTAATCAACTCCCTCACTCTTGTCTACATTG TGGTTCTTCTCAGTCTTTCTGTTCCTGTTGTGTACGAGAACTACCAAGAGCACATCGATGATAAGCTGAGTTCAACTTCAGAAGTCATTCGAAATATCTCAAGGAAGATTCCAATGCCCGTAAGCAAAGAGAAGAAGTATCAGTAG
- the LOC103859810 gene encoding D-3-phosphoglycerate dehydrogenase 3, chloroplastic, protein MSTPLGLSSLFSSRLYTTTPSAFPIHRKEFNRRRIILVTAGGGGKPTILVAEKLGQAGIDLLKKHANVDCSYDLSVEELCTKISLCDALIVRSGTKVGRDVFESSRGRLKVVGRAGVGIDNVDLAAATEYGCLVVNAPTANTVAAAEHGIALLTAMARNVAQADASIKAGKWMRSKYVGVSLVGKTLAVLGFGKVGSEVARRARGLGMHVITHDPYAPADRARAIGVELVSFEVAISTADFISLHLPLTAATSKMLNDETFARMKRGVRIVNVARGGVIDEDALLRALDSGIVAQAALDVFTVEPPVKDNKLVLHESVTATPHLGASTMEAQEGVAVEIAEAVVGALRGELAATAVNAPMVPPEVLRELKPYVVLAEKLGRLAVQLVTGGSGVDAVKVTYASSRSPDDLDTRLLRAMVIKGLIEPISSVFINLVNSDYVAKQRGVKISEERMVLDGSPEDPIEYITVRIANVESRFASALSESGEIKVEGRVKQGVPSLTKVGLFGVDVSLEGSVILCRQVDQPGMIGKVGSILGDENVNVSFMSVGRIAPGKQAVMAIGVDEQPSKETLKKIGDISAIEEFVFLKL, encoded by the exons ATGTCGACTCCTCTTGGTCTATCATCCCTCTTCTCCTCGAGGCTATACACTACTACTCCCTCTGCCTTCCCCATCCACCGTAAGGAATTCAACCGGCGGCGGATCATCCTCGTTACcgccggaggaggaggaaaaCCGACGATCCTCGTGGCGGAGAAGCTCGGCCAAGCGGGGATAGACCTGCTCAAAAAGCACGCCAACGTGGACTGCTCTTACGATCTGAGCGTCGAGGAGCTCTGCACGAAGATCTCGCTGTGCGATGCGTTGATCGTGAGGAGCGGCACCAAGGTCGGGAGAGACGTGTTCGAGTCGTCTCGAGGGAGGCTTAAGGTTGTGGGACGAGCTGGCGTTGGGATCGATAACGTGGATTTGGCGGCGGCGACGGAGTACGGGTGTTTGGTTGTGAATGCTCCGACTGCTAACACGGTGGCGGCTGCTGAGCATGGGATCGCGCTTTTAACCGCCATGGCTAGGAATGTAGCTCAAGCTGATGCTTCTATCAAAGCTG GGAAGTGGATGAGAAGCAAGTATGTTGGTGTTTCACTTGTGGGGAAGACTCTAGCTGTTCTTGGTTTTGGTAAAGTTGGTTCAGAGGTTGCTAGGCGAGCCAGAGGGCTCGGGATGCATGTCATCACACACGATCCTTACGCACCAGCGGATCGTGCACGAGCCATAGGTGTGGAGCTAGTTAGCTTTGAAGTAGCTATTTCAACTGCAGACTTCATCTCTTTGCACCTCCCTCTCACCGCTGCTACATCCAAGATGCTGAATGACGAGACCTTTGCGAGGATGAAGAGAGGAGTGCGTATTGTCAACGTTGCTCGGGGTGGAGTTATTGACGAGGATGCTCTCTTGAGGGCGCTTGACTCTGGTATTGTCGCTCAGGCGGCTCTTGATGTTTTCACAGTGGAGCCGCCTGTTAAAGACAACAAGCTGGTGTTGCATGAGAGTGTGACCGCCACGCCTCACCTTGGTGCCAGTACTATGGAGGCTCAGGAAGGAGTGGCGGTAGAAATCGCTGAAGCTGTTGTTGGAGCTTTGAGAGGAGAACTCGCTGCTACTGCTGTCAATGCACCAATGGTTCCACCAGAG GTGTTGAGGGAGCTGAAACCATATGTTGTGCTAGCTGAGAAGCTTGGGAGATTGGCTGTACAACTGGTAACCGGTGGAAGCGGTGTGGACGCTGTGAAAGTGACTTACGCTTCTTCAAGATCTCCTGATGATCTCGACACAAGACTTCTGCGTGCTATGGTCATAAAGGGACTCATTGAACCCATCTCCAGCGTGTTCATAAACCTGGTTAACTCAGACTACGTTGCTAAGCAACGAGGAGTCAAAATCTCAGAAGAGCGTATGGTTCTAGACGGCTCACCTGAGGATCCAATAGAATACATTACTGTCCGGATCGCAAACGTGGAATCAAGATTTGCCAGCGCCTTATCAGAGTCGGGAGAGATCAAAGTAGAAGGAAGagtgaaacaaggagttccaagtTTAACCAAAGTGGGGCTGTTCGGAGTGGATGTGAGTTTAGAAGGGAGTGTGATTCTGTGCAGGCAAGTTGATCAGCCTGGGATGATTGGTAAAGTTGGTAGCATCTTAGGAGACGAAAACGTGAATGTGAGCTTCATGAGCGTTGGAAGAATAGCTCCGGGGAAGCAAGCGGTGATGGCGATTGGTGTAGATGAACAACCCAGCAAAGAAACTTTGAAGAAAATTGGAGACATTTCTGCCATTGAAGAGTTTGTTTTTCTCAAACTATAG